In the Hordeum vulgare subsp. vulgare chromosome 7H, MorexV3_pseudomolecules_assembly, whole genome shotgun sequence genome, one interval contains:
- the LOC123413400 gene encoding uncharacterized protein K02A2.6-like codes for KPTSALKTIPLVWPFAVWGLDTVGPFRTGQGGYTHVLVAVDKFTKWIEAKPIKKLDALTAIKFVRDIISRFGVPHNIITDNGRNFDSDRFKGFCASQGVRVDFASVAHPQSNGQAERANGLILQGLKPRLLREVGHAAGAWVTELPSVLWGLRTTPNRSTGRSPFFLVYGAEVVLPSDLLHNAPRVELFSEAEAEQARQDGVDLLEEEREMALTRSIIYQQDLRRFHARHVRSRTFQAGDLVLRVDQQRPHKLA; via the coding sequence aagccgacatctgcgttgaagactatccctcttgtgtggccatttgcagtatggggattagatacagtcggtccattcaggacaggccaaggcggATACACACatgtgttggtggcagtcgacaagttcacaaaatggattgaagccaagcccatcaagaagctcgatgccctaacagccatcaagtttgtcagagatATCATCTcccgattcggggtacctcacaacataatcacggacaacggaagaaactttgactcggacagattcaaaggtttctgtgcaagccaaggtgtccgagtggattttgcatccgtggcgcatcctcaatcaaacggacaagcagagcgggcaaatggacttattctgcaaggtttaaagccccgactcctgcgagaggtgggacatgccgctggcgcatgggtcaccgagctaccttcagtgctttggggtctccgcacaaccccgaacagatctacagggcgatcaccgttcttcctcgtttacggagcagaagtagtccttccgagtgacttgcttcacaatgctccacgagtcgaactcttctccgaagctgaagcagaacaagcgaggcaagacggagtggaccttctagaggaggagcgcgagatggctctGACTCGCTCaatcatttatcaacaagatctgcggcgctttcacgcacgccacgtcaggagtcgcacgttccaagcaggcgacctggtgctccgagtggatcagcaaagacctcacaagttggct